In the Deltaproteobacteria bacterium genome, TGATTTTGCCTTTCAATGCATCTGCTCAAACAGGGGATGAAGTGGTCAAAAAATCTCAGGCGGCATTCCATTATCAGGGCAAGGATTTTAAGGCAAGGGTAATAATGAAACTAATAAGCAAGGGAGGTAAGGAAAGGCTCAGGGAACTTAAAATGCTGAGAAAAAACTATGGCGAATCCGGCGGCGACCAGAAGTTCTTCATGTATTTCTTTCAGCCTGCGGATGTTAAGGATATGACCTTCATGGTTTATAAGTATCCGGCAAAGGATGATGACAGATGGCTCTTTGTGCCTGCAATAAACATGGTAAGAAGGATCGCGGCGCAGGATAAGACATCCAGTTTTGTCGGCTCTGATTTCACATACGAGGATATTTCCGGCAGGGATATAGAGGATGATAACCATACCATTGTTAAGGAAGAGAAGATTGGAGAAAATGACTGTTATGTAATAAAAAGCGCCCCAAAGAGAGGGGATGTGGATTACAGTTATAAACTCTCATGGATTGACAAGACACATTTCCTGCCAATAAAAGAGGAATACTATGACCGGAAGGGTGAACTATATAAGGTGTTCTCTGCGGATGAGATTAAGGATGTAAAAGGATTTCCGACTATCGCAAAGCGGACTATGAAAAACCTCCAGAGTGGACACTCCACAGAGGTTGCATACATAAAATCAGATTATAACATTGGGATTGAAGACAGCCTCTTTTCAGAGAGATTTCTTAAACAGCCTCTGAAAAAGTGGATTGAATGAAGACAAAAATATCTCTCAAGTTGTCATTCCTGCGAATGCAGGAATCCAGTATTTTTGGCTCTTCTGAATTGCTGTATTTCTGGATTCCCGTTCCCTGCTTAAAACTTGCAGGGACAGGTTTCATGGCAATGACCATCTCGCTTCTTTTTCCATTTCATGCAATGGCATCTGATATTTCCATCCACGGTTTCCTTCAAGGAAATTATTCCTACAGCACAACTGAAAACCCTGATGGAGGCGATTTCAAATGGGGAGAGGAGAGGATTCAATTAAAGATTGACGCAGCAAAAGAGCAATTTAGATTGTTCATAAAAGCAGACGCTTCTTATGACCATATAGATGAAGACTCTGAACTAGAATTAAGGGAAACCTACATAGACTACACAGCAAGCAAGTGGGACTTGAGGCTCGGCAGACAAATCATTACATGGGGGCTGGGGGATTTGATATTTATAAATGATGTGTTCCCAAAGGATTATGAGGCGTTCTTTTCAGGAAGACCTTTGGAATATCTAAAGA is a window encoding:
- a CDS encoding outer membrane lipoprotein-sorting protein produces the protein MVRYLLLIFIMILPFNASAQTGDEVVKKSQAAFHYQGKDFKARVIMKLISKGGKERLRELKMLRKNYGESGGDQKFFMYFFQPADVKDMTFMVYKYPAKDDDRWLFVPAINMVRRIAAQDKTSSFVGSDFTYEDISGRDIEDDNHTIVKEEKIGENDCYVIKSAPKRGDVDYSYKLSWIDKTHFLPIKEEYYDRKGELYKVFSADEIKDVKGFPTIAKRTMKNLQSGHSTEVAYIKSDYNIGIEDSLFSERFLKQPLKKWIE